A genome region from Leptospira langatensis includes the following:
- a CDS encoding class I SAM-dependent RNA methyltransferase gives MGTEKNRAKKSGIRRKRSQNFQAKVFRPREISGLKLEKWANLGTSISHSENKTVFVKAGIPAEIVDIRIDKENSKLIWGTVVAVKTASPLRIASDCTSFPECGGCSYRHVSYEEELRIKKELLLETFVRVSRFSGTEMPQIEILSGPSEGYRNTAQIKIQRSKGKIQAGFFQENSNSLVPFPEEGCKHLPKEMNDFIRKNLEKKIPGPKDWKLRFSSGEVFEYDRSEVKIGPYLPEKLEWSIPADGFTQVNRFLLEDWMKKIRSWIPEKTGKVLEFYSGAGLISLAIASRVGSLSGFELSESSVKAAKRNSKEAGFSHLEFSALDLDSSLPKELSESGVELCILNPPRAGASPSLLDFFNRLRPKRIVYSSCNHTTLARDLKVLEGMGYELKEIVLTDFFPRTQHFEVLVRLEL, from the coding sequence ATGGGTACGGAAAAGAACCGTGCGAAGAAGTCGGGGATCAGAAGAAAGAGATCTCAGAATTTTCAGGCCAAGGTTTTTCGACCTAGAGAAATCTCGGGACTCAAGCTCGAGAAATGGGCGAATCTTGGTACTTCGATTTCTCATTCGGAAAACAAAACCGTTTTTGTCAAAGCCGGTATTCCCGCTGAGATCGTAGATATCCGGATCGATAAAGAAAATTCTAAACTGATTTGGGGAACGGTCGTAGCGGTAAAAACAGCTTCTCCTCTTCGGATCGCATCCGATTGCACTTCTTTTCCGGAATGCGGTGGCTGTTCGTATCGCCATGTATCTTACGAAGAAGAGCTTCGTATTAAAAAGGAACTTTTGCTGGAGACTTTTGTAAGAGTTTCCCGATTTTCCGGAACGGAGATGCCTCAGATCGAGATCCTCAGTGGACCTTCGGAAGGATATAGAAATACCGCTCAGATCAAGATCCAAAGATCGAAGGGAAAGATCCAAGCCGGATTCTTTCAGGAGAATTCCAATTCTTTGGTCCCCTTTCCGGAAGAAGGTTGTAAGCATCTTCCGAAAGAGATGAACGATTTTATTCGGAAGAATTTGGAGAAGAAAATACCGGGTCCTAAGGACTGGAAGCTCAGATTTTCCTCCGGAGAAGTCTTTGAATATGATAGATCGGAAGTAAAGATCGGTCCCTATTTGCCGGAAAAACTAGAATGGTCCATTCCTGCGGACGGATTCACTCAGGTAAATCGGTTTCTCTTAGAAGATTGGATGAAAAAGATCCGATCCTGGATCCCGGAGAAGACCGGCAAGGTCTTGGAGTTTTATTCGGGTGCCGGATTGATCAGTTTGGCGATCGCGTCTCGAGTCGGGTCTTTGTCCGGTTTTGAGTTGTCCGAGTCTTCCGTAAAAGCAGCAAAAAGAAATTCTAAAGAAGCCGGATTCTCTCATTTGGAATTTAGCGCCTTGGATCTGGATTCTTCCTTACCAAAGGAACTCTCTGAGTCCGGAGTGGAGCTTTGTATCTTGAACCCTCCTCGGGCCGGTGCCTCGCCTTCATTATTAGATTTCTTTAATAGACTCAGGCCCAAGAGGATCGTTTATTCTAGTTGCAATCATACTACTCTGGCCCGCGATCTGAAAGTATTGGAAGGAATGGGATACGAATTGAAAGAGATCGTTCTCACCGATTTCTTTCCGAGAACCCAGCATTTCGAAGTACTGGTTCGATTGGAACTTTGA
- a CDS encoding WbuC family cupin fold metalloprotein codes for MSRPDKQLIDQELFQKLLPIASSSVRGRTNHNFHELHEPYQRFLNVLTRDTYVQAHRHKNPPKPETFLVLKGKLGFILFAEDGRVLEKHLLSSEGPIYGIDLSPGVYHTLVCLSDTCICFEGKSGPYDPTTDKEFASWAPSENQTEKTEYLNYLRGLFEASEI; via the coding sequence TTGTCGCGGCCGGATAAACAACTCATAGATCAGGAGTTATTCCAAAAACTCCTTCCTATCGCTTCTTCTTCTGTTAGAGGAAGAACCAATCATAACTTTCACGAACTTCACGAACCCTACCAAAGATTCTTAAACGTACTAACTCGTGACACGTACGTACAAGCTCATCGACACAAAAACCCACCTAAGCCCGAAACCTTTTTAGTACTCAAAGGAAAACTAGGATTCATACTCTTTGCAGAAGACGGTAGAGTGCTCGAAAAACATCTACTCTCTTCCGAAGGACCGATTTACGGGATCGATCTGAGTCCGGGTGTATACCATACCCTGGTATGCCTTTCGGATACTTGCATTTGCTTCGAAGGAAAATCGGGACCATATGATCCGACCACGGACAAGGAGTTCGCGTCTTGGGCTCCTTCCGAAAATCAAACCGAGAAAACCGAATACTTGAACTATCTCAGAGGCCTATTCGAGGCATCTGAGATCTAA
- a CDS encoding lysophospholipid acyltransferase family protein, with product MEKEAKTYLRIKNFVAPFIGMAVNISAYGTENLVTEGKLILTCNHRSDMDPFILSYTFPRFISWIAAEYTFRIPIFKDLAKIAGGIPMSIDGNISIGSIKMIQQVFKRGDVLGIFPEGHDYMVKNDFSSGMVDFHTGFAAFSIRNKVDILPSVIIPVEESYSDIPIPPIVRSFMGMPKEVCDIKKRSIYKKVKVVYGEKVDHREFLSGTLEENMKQLSGEVRSRMTKLLEGSYVEA from the coding sequence GTGGAGAAAGAAGCAAAGACATATCTTCGGATCAAGAATTTCGTAGCGCCCTTCATTGGAATGGCGGTGAACATAAGTGCGTACGGAACGGAGAACCTAGTAACCGAAGGTAAACTCATCCTCACTTGCAATCACAGATCCGATATGGATCCTTTCATTCTTTCTTATACATTCCCCAGATTCATTTCTTGGATCGCTGCAGAATATACTTTCAGAATTCCTATCTTCAAGGATCTAGCAAAGATCGCAGGTGGGATCCCAATGTCCATCGACGGAAATATTTCCATCGGCTCCATTAAGATGATCCAACAAGTCTTTAAACGAGGAGATGTATTGGGTATCTTTCCGGAAGGCCATGATTATATGGTCAAAAACGATTTCAGTTCCGGAATGGTGGACTTTCATACGGGCTTTGCCGCATTCTCGATCCGTAATAAAGTGGATATTCTTCCTTCCGTGATCATTCCTGTCGAAGAGAGTTATTCGGATATCCCTATTCCGCCTATCGTGCGTAGCTTTATGGGAATGCCTAAAGAAGTCTGCGATATAAAGAAGCGTTCTATCTACAAGAAAGTCAAAGTAGTCTACGGAGAGAAAGTAGACCATAGGGAGTTTCTCTCCGGCACCTTAGAAGAGAATATGAAGCAACTTTCAGGAGAGGTCCGAAGCAGAATGACTAAACTCCTGGAAGGAAGTTATGTAGAAGCCTGA
- the dapF gene encoding diaminopimelate epimerase: MAKVHFTKMEGIGNDYVYVDATKDDLRLSAEQIQKLSDRNFGIGGDGVIFIRSSQKGDFQMDMYNADGSSSEMCGNGIRCVGKFVYDHGLTNKKQPKIETGAGILELDLQVNGSNKVEQVSVDMGKPILIPSLVPVKWENENPIIDQPLAWLTEQPGYSSYHLKFSAVSMGNPHCVIFVDDPDSFPVREIGPMIENHTALFPRRVNVEFVNLRGKDHLYQRTWERGAGETLACGTGACSVMTASHLTGRTGKDVRIDLRGGTLRVQWLESGHVLMTGPATEVFTGVVEV, encoded by the coding sequence TTGGCAAAGGTGCATTTCACAAAAATGGAAGGAATTGGGAACGACTACGTATATGTAGACGCGACCAAGGATGATTTGCGTTTGAGCGCAGAGCAGATCCAAAAACTTTCAGATCGCAATTTCGGGATCGGAGGAGACGGAGTCATCTTCATTCGTTCTTCTCAAAAAGGCGATTTCCAAATGGACATGTACAATGCGGACGGATCTTCCTCCGAGATGTGCGGGAATGGGATCCGTTGTGTCGGAAAATTCGTTTATGATCACGGCCTAACAAATAAGAAACAACCCAAGATAGAGACCGGCGCGGGGATCCTAGAATTGGATCTGCAAGTAAACGGCTCGAATAAGGTGGAACAAGTTTCCGTGGATATGGGCAAACCGATTCTCATTCCTTCTCTTGTTCCTGTAAAATGGGAAAATGAAAATCCGATCATTGATCAACCTTTGGCTTGGCTCACAGAGCAGCCTGGATATTCTTCTTATCATTTGAAATTCAGTGCGGTTAGTATGGGAAACCCACACTGCGTGATCTTTGTGGACGATCCCGATTCTTTTCCTGTGAGAGAGATCGGTCCGATGATAGAAAACCATACGGCATTGTTTCCTCGCAGAGTGAATGTGGAGTTCGTAAATCTAAGAGGAAAGGACCATCTTTACCAAAGGACTTGGGAAAGAGGGGCCGGTGAAACTCTGGCTTGCGGAACGGGTGCTTGCTCAGTCATGACTGCTTCTCATCTTACCGGAAGGACCGGAAAGGATGTAAGGATCGATCTGAGAGGGGGAACTTTGAGAGTGCAGTGGCTGGAGTCCGGACATGTACTCATGACAGGTCCCGCAACAGAAGTATTCACCGGAGTGGTAGAAGTCTAA
- a CDS encoding class I SAM-dependent methyltransferase, whose translation MNQICYLCGSDKNKTLFVENGIPIVRCLNCTHAFSTYEQEEHYEGYWDDETSYDLDWWDVAHREIYQDFIQKFIRSPKGRILDVGCGLGFFVKTVGATRPGWEAIGYEISEKAVQFAREKNGLKQVFPGIVQDSGLPKESFDIITLWDVIEHIPKPQSLLEYLFSLLKPGGFLFVQTPNFPVQLFKAKLKVAMKGMQEGGHYLEAKDHINDYTEKTLGLLAKQCGFSSVEFSILKPIASVSGISGPKAKLGIFLKKSFYYGTLLLWYLTFKQINLNLTLFALLRKK comes from the coding sequence TTGAACCAGATCTGTTACCTCTGCGGCAGCGATAAAAACAAAACCCTCTTTGTCGAAAACGGCATCCCCATCGTGCGTTGCCTGAATTGCACCCACGCCTTCTCCACATACGAACAAGAAGAACATTATGAAGGTTACTGGGACGACGAGACCAGTTATGATTTAGACTGGTGGGATGTGGCTCACAGAGAGATCTACCAAGACTTCATTCAAAAATTCATTCGCTCCCCCAAAGGGCGGATCTTAGATGTGGGCTGCGGACTTGGCTTCTTCGTAAAGACTGTGGGGGCTACTCGTCCCGGTTGGGAAGCGATCGGCTACGAGATCTCCGAAAAAGCAGTCCAGTTCGCAAGAGAAAAGAACGGGCTCAAGCAGGTGTTCCCGGGCATCGTACAAGACAGCGGATTGCCAAAAGAAAGTTTTGATATCATCACTCTTTGGGACGTGATCGAACATATCCCGAAACCTCAAAGTCTCTTAGAGTATTTATTCAGTCTGCTAAAGCCTGGCGGATTCCTATTCGTTCAAACTCCGAATTTCCCGGTCCAACTATTCAAGGCAAAACTGAAAGTCGCCATGAAAGGAATGCAAGAAGGCGGACATTATCTAGAAGCCAAAGATCATATCAATGATTACACTGAAAAGACACTTGGTCTTCTTGCGAAGCAATGCGGATTCTCTTCTGTCGAGTTTTCTATTTTAAAACCGATCGCTTCTGTTTCCGGGATTTCCGGCCCGAAAGCAAAGCTGGGGATCTTTCTGAAAAAGTCTTTTTACTACGGGACGCTACTTCTTTGGTATCTTACTTTCAAACAGATAAACTTAAATCTGACTTTATTCGCGTTGTTAAGAAAGAAATAG
- a CDS encoding HAD family hydrolase produces the protein MAVLLDLDNTLFDSSKIYYATIKSLEANAKSLGFSSGKEFKKLYDSVRTEVKKELPENPVNRLRILYFKKISELLHKGVDPAFILRLDAAYFRFFLDGIKEWKKENLAEFKRILSLLRELQEVQSIVLITNESLRTQVLKLSVLLPKDIRYGLVTSEESGAEKPSPVIFQKALNGEDPKKSYLIGDSLQDDIKGGLSLGLETFHLDAPIASGKKKTVLEKKSLDGKSYWHSPDLASALNYILSLENGNLVL, from the coding sequence ATGGCTGTTCTTTTGGATCTGGACAATACTCTTTTCGATTCCAGTAAAATCTACTATGCAACGATCAAAAGTCTGGAGGCAAACGCTAAGTCTCTGGGTTTTTCTTCCGGAAAGGAATTTAAAAAGCTCTATGATTCTGTCCGAACAGAAGTGAAGAAGGAACTACCTGAAAATCCCGTCAATCGACTCCGGATCCTTTACTTTAAAAAGATATCGGAACTCTTACATAAAGGAGTGGATCCCGCCTTTATCCTAAGACTGGATGCTGCATACTTCCGTTTTTTCTTGGATGGGATCAAAGAATGGAAGAAGGAAAACTTGGCAGAATTCAAACGAATTCTTTCCTTGCTCAGAGAATTGCAAGAAGTGCAAAGCATCGTTCTGATCACGAACGAATCTCTTAGAACGCAAGTATTGAAACTTTCTGTCCTTCTTCCTAAAGATATTCGATACGGTTTGGTAACTTCCGAAGAATCGGGAGCTGAGAAGCCATCTCCTGTTATCTTTCAAAAAGCCTTAAATGGAGAAGATCCTAAAAAGTCATATTTGATCGGAGATTCTCTGCAAGACGATATTAAGGGTGGCCTATCCTTGGGGCTGGAAACGTTTCATTTAGACGCTCCGATTGCTTCCGGCAAAAAGAAAACCGTCCTCGAAAAGAAAAGCCTGGATGGAAAATCCTATTGGCATTCTCCGGACCTTGCATCCGCTTTGAATTATATTTTAAGTTTAGAAAACGGGAATTTGGTTCTTTGA
- a CDS encoding NAD(P)/FAD-dependent oxidoreductase, translating into MQEDRFSRKIFLSVLGLCFALLGIGSYFRWRKRRIVGSILGPDRETGHRLRAARTDFSPQGERIKTKVLIAGAGVCGLSSGYYLSKLGIQDYLILDLEQQAGGNSRYSETNSLKYPWGAHYLPQPGPESVLVRKFLEENGLILGKDSQGNPIYPEKYLCFDPEERLYYQGRWQAGLVPRRSGEPDAQELLFRKIINHWQNRIGRDGHKAFCIPIDLSSRDPEIVKLDRISFSQYLKEQGIQSPELLWYADYCTRDDYGGNANVISAWAGLHYFCSRLRYEEESPPVLTWPEGNGFLLELLQRPSQGKIKTATLIERIKKQGSKWEINAYDVNGRKDILFEAEQVIYALPSFTRKYILGEKESFLQNLEYSPWLVANLFVDELPQGKGHPPAWENVIYKSRSLGYVVSTHQDLRALRPSSVLTYYLAFAEKDTLAARRAMLPKTWENWKEEILADLKKPHPNIESLVSRIDIMTHAHAMIRPVPGFIWGGEREKLARSGPGIHFAHCDLSGISIFEEALYRGFEASKKVQAQGKA; encoded by the coding sequence ATGCAGGAAGATCGTTTTTCTAGAAAAATATTTCTCTCAGTCCTTGGCCTTTGTTTCGCATTACTCGGGATCGGTTCCTATTTCAGATGGAGAAAGAGAAGGATTGTCGGCTCCATTCTCGGGCCCGATCGCGAAACCGGCCATAGGCTCAGGGCCGCTCGTACCGATTTTTCTCCACAAGGAGAAAGGATCAAAACAAAGGTACTCATCGCAGGTGCGGGAGTCTGCGGTTTATCTTCCGGTTATTATCTCTCCAAGCTTGGGATCCAAGACTATCTCATCTTAGATCTGGAGCAACAAGCCGGAGGAAATTCCAGATACTCCGAAACGAATTCACTGAAATATCCTTGGGGTGCTCATTATCTTCCTCAACCGGGACCGGAAAGTGTGTTAGTCCGAAAATTCTTAGAAGAGAACGGCCTCATTCTAGGAAAAGACTCCCAGGGAAATCCTATCTATCCGGAAAAATATCTCTGCTTCGATCCCGAAGAAAGATTGTATTACCAAGGAAGATGGCAGGCAGGTCTGGTCCCTCGTAGATCGGGTGAACCGGATGCGCAAGAACTCTTGTTCAGAAAGATCATCAACCATTGGCAGAATCGGATCGGACGAGACGGCCATAAAGCTTTTTGCATTCCTATCGATCTTTCTTCTAGGGATCCGGAGATCGTCAAACTGGATCGCATTTCCTTCTCCCAATATTTAAAAGAACAAGGGATCCAATCTCCCGAATTGCTATGGTATGCGGATTATTGTACCAGAGACGATTATGGTGGGAATGCCAACGTTATTTCCGCTTGGGCAGGTCTGCATTATTTCTGTTCCCGTTTACGTTATGAAGAAGAATCCCCTCCCGTATTGACCTGGCCGGAAGGGAACGGATTTTTGTTGGAGCTCCTACAGAGACCTTCTCAAGGAAAGATCAAGACTGCGACTCTAATAGAAAGGATCAAAAAGCAAGGAAGCAAATGGGAGATCAATGCGTACGATGTGAACGGACGCAAAGATATTCTATTCGAAGCGGAGCAGGTGATCTATGCTCTTCCTTCTTTTACCCGAAAGTATATTCTGGGAGAGAAGGAAAGCTTTCTGCAAAATTTGGAATATTCTCCTTGGTTGGTCGCAAATCTATTTGTAGACGAACTTCCGCAAGGCAAAGGTCATCCGCCTGCTTGGGAGAATGTGATCTACAAGAGCAGATCCCTTGGTTATGTTGTTTCCACTCACCAAGATCTGCGCGCGCTTCGTCCTTCATCCGTTTTGACCTACTATCTTGCATTTGCGGAGAAGGATACTCTTGCCGCAAGAAGAGCCATGCTTCCTAAGACCTGGGAGAACTGGAAAGAAGAGATCCTTGCCGATCTGAAAAAGCCTCATCCAAATATCGAAAGTCTGGTCTCCAGGATAGATATCATGACCCATGCTCATGCAATGATCCGTCCGGTCCCCGGATTCATCTGGGGAGGAGAAAGAGAAAAGCTGGCTCGCTCCGGCCCGGGAATCCATTTCGCTCATTGCGATCTAAGCGGGATCTCCATCTTTGAAGAAGCATTGTACAGAGGGTTCGAAGCCTCCAAGAAAGTGCAGGCCCAAGGGAAAGCCTAA
- a CDS encoding VOC family protein — protein sequence MIIVEGIDYIVIPTGDIESSVKFYSELFDFETLEEKGNEFAIIGLDSVNIKLLNTNGAKSSLSEVKSPVLSFVLDVDDFTEAIVELESKSVQIVRGPEARDGGEFLHFLDPSGNILEINYKED from the coding sequence ATGATCATCGTAGAAGGAATCGATTATATTGTAATACCAACGGGGGACATCGAATCTTCCGTTAAATTCTATTCCGAGCTCTTCGATTTCGAGACCTTAGAGGAGAAAGGAAATGAGTTCGCGATCATCGGCCTCGATTCCGTGAACATTAAGCTCCTCAATACCAACGGCGCAAAAAGCTCCCTTTCCGAAGTTAAGTCTCCTGTTTTAAGCTTCGTTTTGGACGTGGATGACTTTACCGAAGCGATCGTTGAACTCGAATCTAAATCGGTTCAGATCGTAAGAGGGCCAGAAGCAAGAGACGGGGGAGAATTTCTCCATTTCTTGGATCCGTCCGGAAACATTTTAGAGATCAATTATAAAGAAGACTGA
- a CDS encoding LIC10067 family putative lipoprotein: MRSSMQGIVLILMISVFGISCSNSKNSDLASELGIGDPVITSIDPPSGSPPIGTSPGTSITINGRLFSGTASNNTITFNGVSATVLTATTTQITTVVPAGASTGTLFLSKSGSGAVVCDKNNGSTAMNCYGSTFYIDCYKSFNNQYGEEIGVTYPDSKSFAITGQTGTVALRIDLNPEGPTNVKLGCDTYLVYSKFSKSCGRTDVGNPNDTSTWIYQPTLTFPSYYTVQMFVTAGKGNCEISFP; the protein is encoded by the coding sequence ATGCGGTCTTCGATGCAAGGTATTGTTTTAATTCTGATGATTTCCGTCTTCGGGATCTCTTGCTCCAATAGCAAAAACTCGGATCTGGCAAGTGAGTTGGGGATCGGCGACCCGGTGATCACTTCGATCGATCCTCCTTCCGGATCTCCTCCGATCGGTACCAGCCCTGGAACTTCTATCACGATCAATGGGAGACTTTTTTCCGGGACCGCAAGCAATAATACTATAACGTTTAACGGGGTATCGGCCACTGTTCTGACTGCGACCACTACGCAGATCACAACCGTTGTTCCTGCGGGAGCTTCTACCGGTACTCTCTTCCTTTCTAAATCCGGTTCCGGAGCCGTAGTTTGCGATAAGAACAATGGCAGCACTGCAATGAATTGCTATGGCAGTACATTCTACATAGACTGCTACAAGTCGTTTAACAATCAGTATGGCGAGGAGATCGGGGTAACGTATCCAGATTCCAAGAGCTTTGCGATTACCGGCCAGACGGGAACAGTAGCCCTCAGGATCGATCTAAATCCGGAAGGGCCTACTAATGTGAAGTTAGGCTGCGATACGTACTTGGTGTATTCTAAGTTTTCCAAGTCTTGTGGAAGAACGGATGTGGGCAATCCGAACGATACTTCTACCTGGATCTATCAGCCTACTCTAACCTTTCCGAGCTATTATACCGTTCAGATGTTCGTGACGGCAGGCAAGGGGAATTGCGAAATCTCATTTCCTTAA
- a CDS encoding enoyl-CoA hydratase/isomerase family protein, producing MSETVLYSIEDYTCIISLNRPEKRNAISRELLRELMSCIEKAGRDPKIRALVLSGEGSVFCAGADLKERADMSEKEVHRFLDQVGACFQALENLPFPTIAALDGDAYGGGLEMALCCDFILMSHEAKVGLTETGLGIIPGAGGTQRLPRRIGRTKALELILTASVINAETALEIQLANSVWHDSAFTAGKKLAVLLSEKAPISLKLAKLAINEGEGKDIKTALKIERKHYNKTLQTEDRLEALRAFKEKRKPEFKGR from the coding sequence ATGAGCGAAACAGTTCTTTATTCGATCGAAGATTATACGTGCATTATTAGTTTAAATCGACCCGAAAAACGGAATGCAATCTCTAGGGAATTGCTTCGAGAACTTATGTCCTGTATAGAAAAGGCAGGTAGAGACCCGAAAATCCGCGCCTTGGTCCTTTCCGGAGAAGGTTCCGTTTTCTGCGCAGGTGCCGATCTAAAAGAAAGGGCAGACATGTCCGAAAAGGAAGTACATCGTTTCTTGGACCAGGTAGGAGCCTGTTTCCAAGCGCTGGAAAATCTTCCGTTTCCAACGATCGCTGCTTTGGACGGAGACGCTTACGGCGGTGGATTGGAGATGGCTCTCTGCTGCGATTTTATCCTTATGAGCCATGAGGCAAAAGTAGGACTGACTGAAACCGGTTTAGGGATCATTCCCGGAGCAGGCGGAACCCAAAGGCTTCCAAGAAGGATCGGAAGAACAAAGGCATTGGAGCTTATTCTTACTGCATCCGTAATCAATGCGGAAACTGCTCTGGAGATCCAACTCGCAAATTCAGTCTGGCATGATTCCGCTTTCACTGCAGGAAAGAAGCTCGCAGTACTGCTTTCTGAAAAAGCTCCTATCTCTTTAAAGCTCGCCAAGTTAGCGATCAATGAAGGGGAAGGGAAAGACATTAAGACCGCCTTAAAGATAGAGAGAAAACATTATAATAAGACCCTACAAACCGAAGACAGACTGGAAGCCTTACGGGCTTTCAAAGAAAAGAGAAAACCCGAATTTAAGGGAAGATAG
- the dcd gene encoding dCTP deaminase, with translation MILTGKEIKKRLDKDIVIDPYSDNRLNPNSYNLRLHNELVRYTETPLDMKKSNPSENLIIPESGILLQPGVLYLGRTLEYTETHNLVPMLEGRSSIGRLGMYVHVTAGFGDVGFKGFWTLEISVIQPLVIYPNVEICQIFYHTVEGEITEYKSGKYQGNKGIQTSMLYKDFENGKY, from the coding sequence ATGATTCTAACTGGAAAGGAAATTAAGAAGAGATTAGACAAGGACATAGTCATCGATCCTTATTCCGACAACAGGTTGAATCCGAACTCTTATAACCTAAGACTTCATAACGAGCTTGTGCGTTATACAGAGACCCCGTTGGACATGAAGAAGTCCAACCCTTCCGAAAACCTGATCATCCCTGAAAGTGGAATACTCTTACAACCGGGCGTTCTATACTTAGGAAGGACCTTAGAATACACCGAGACCCATAACCTAGTGCCTATGCTCGAAGGACGTTCTTCAATCGGTAGGTTGGGAATGTATGTGCATGTGACCGCTGGATTCGGTGATGTAGGGTTTAAAGGATTTTGGACCCTAGAGATCTCCGTTATCCAACCCTTGGTCATATATCCAAATGTGGAAATTTGCCAGATCTTCTACCATACCGTAGAAGGTGAGATCACCGAATACAAATCCGGCAAGTACCAAGGCAATAAAGGGATCCAAACATCTATGCTATACAAGGACTTCGAGAACGGAAAGTATTAA